Proteins from a genomic interval of Microcoleus sp. FACHB-831:
- a CDS encoding mucoidy inhibitor MuiA family protein: MQALQQAIQKLTLDAPVSSVTLLEDRGQVRRIGKINLTQGLWRITVDKVAPVLSDKSLRAEFCEEYPGARIDDVRVRRMMLVNEEDRPDEIKAVEIELRSLLNSFNNITEDRQHLETSFERINTILYKGLQELPTDAVWGQIDPRSWREQLSSLFKQLRDLRAEILSQYYTQEKLSEEINDLINRLRALERPDMVYAARIEADLMIPQAGEYAIAFDYVVPGAIWRPYHQARLLLEENPTISFRVDGCVWQRTGEDWKDVDLIFSTARASLGTEPPFLTDDLVNVKEKSKQIVIQKRDQNIQTPGLGVDETPTTVVLPGVDDGGEVRNLRASSKATIPSDGRPYRVPIFSFESSASVEYVLMPELSCQVVIKSQQTNTSKFPVLAGPVDLVRTSGFVGRTSVLFIAPGEKFALGWGSDGAMRVQRTQTEKQEQDYLTKWNILTMEVKLFLSNIGGEPREIKTTERVPVSELEQVKVEVISNETKNGVKPDENGFCNWNFTLDPYSQLQASLVYKISAAPEVQEM, translated from the coding sequence GCTTTCTGATAAGTCTCTGCGTGCGGAGTTTTGTGAAGAGTATCCAGGCGCACGCATTGATGATGTTCGCGTCCGTCGGATGATGTTGGTTAACGAAGAAGATAGACCGGATGAAATTAAAGCTGTAGAAATAGAACTGCGATCGCTCCTCAATTCTTTTAACAATATCACCGAAGACCGCCAGCATCTAGAAACTTCCTTCGAGCGGATAAATACTATCTTATATAAAGGTTTGCAAGAATTACCAACAGATGCTGTTTGGGGACAAATTGACCCCAGAAGTTGGCGAGAACAATTGTCTAGCTTATTTAAACAATTGCGAGATTTGCGTGCGGAAATATTGAGCCAATATTACACTCAAGAAAAACTCAGTGAGGAAATTAACGACTTAATTAATAGACTGCGTGCCTTGGAGCGCCCCGATATGGTCTATGCTGCCAGAATAGAGGCAGATTTAATGATTCCGCAAGCAGGAGAGTATGCGATCGCTTTCGATTATGTTGTTCCCGGCGCAATTTGGCGTCCGTATCATCAAGCACGTCTCCTGTTAGAAGAAAATCCTACCATCTCCTTTCGCGTCGATGGCTGTGTTTGGCAACGCACTGGAGAAGATTGGAAAGATGTAGATTTAATATTTTCCACAGCACGCGCCTCACTCGGTACAGAACCACCATTCCTAACAGATGACTTGGTAAACGTTAAAGAAAAATCTAAACAAATTGTCATTCAAAAGCGAGATCAAAATATTCAAACACCAGGACTGGGTGTAGATGAAACGCCCACAACTGTCGTTCTTCCCGGCGTTGATGATGGCGGCGAAGTTCGTAACTTAAGAGCATCTTCTAAAGCTACTATCCCCTCTGATGGTCGTCCTTATCGCGTTCCTATATTTTCTTTTGAATCTTCCGCCTCTGTTGAATATGTGTTAATGCCTGAATTATCTTGTCAGGTAGTTATTAAAAGTCAACAGACAAATACATCTAAATTTCCCGTCCTAGCAGGCCCAGTGGATTTAGTGAGAACCTCTGGATTTGTAGGTAGAACATCGGTGTTATTCATTGCACCTGGGGAAAAATTTGCTCTAGGATGGGGGTCAGACGGAGCGATGCGCGTGCAACGCACGCAAACCGAGAAGCAAGAACAGGATTATCTTACTAAGTGGAATATCCTAACAATGGAAGTAAAGTTGTTTTTATCTAATATTGGGGGAGAACCGAGAGAGATTAAAACTACCGAGCGAGTGCCAGTTTCAGAGTTAGAGCAAGTTAAGGTTGAAGTAATTTCAAATGAGACTAAAAATGGCGTTAAACCTGATGAGAATGGCTTTTGCAACTGGAATTTTACTTTAGACCCTTATTCTCAACTCCAAGCATCTCTCGTATATAAAATTTCAGCAGCACCGGAAGTGCAAGAGATGTGA